GGATACTTTTCCAACCATTTAAACACTTTCCGACATAAGTGATCCAGAGTCTGGGTTTAACCTCAATACCGTTTCAAAATGCAAGACTCGATGCATTTACACGAATGAACGCCTTTAGCCTGTGTCTTCTGAACATGTCGATGATTTCTAATCTCGATCTAATGTGTTTCAGTGGGATGTCTTGACCCCAAAAAATCGCTTGTTAATATTGTTTAGACACTTTTACTGAGTTTTGAATCCTTCTAATAAACAAAATAGTATTGATTACAGTGAATtcataatgtgtgttttgtgtgttttgctctTTCGACATAGCCAAAACAGAAATCCAAGAAGTTTGCTGTAATGAAGAAAATGATCAGTCTAAAAGATAATAGAATGTAAGTTCTGGCTTTACCCCTTATTTGTTCTCTGTTGCGTAGTCAAGGCCACTGCTGGTTTGGGAGTCATTAACTGATCACTAGCTAATACATTTAATGTGCTTGAGTAATGTTAGTACATGTGTTCTGAAACTTGCTTGTTTTGTAGAAAAGATAAAGATCGTTCTAAagccaaagaaaagaagaagaaagatcCATCAGCACTTAAAGAGAGAGAAGTGTAAGGCACCCTCAGGAAAATTACTTGGATCTTAAATAGTGCTTGATGGctaattttcttttgttttgacttCTTGTACACAGGCCAAAGTACCCATCATGTCTTTTCTTCCAGTACAATACTCAGCTTGGTCCACCTTATCACGTTCTAGTTGACACCAATTTTATCAACTTCTCCATCAAGGCCAAACTTGACATTGTCCAGTCTATGATGGATTGCCTCTATGCCAAATGTAAGTATTATGGCCAAGTGTTTTAGTTCATGCTGGTATGTTATTGCTTAATAATAAGACTATAATTTCCAAATTTCAGGTATCCCATATATAACAGACTGTGTTTTGGCTGAGATTGAAAAACTTGGAATGAAGTACAGGGTTGCACTCAGGTACAAAATGTTAAATTAGCAATGGGAATGTGAACTTATTCATTTAAAGCCGATTTTTCTATTACAATCTtttctttgctgtttttgtAGAATAGCCAAGGATCCGAGGTTTGAGCGCTTGCCATGCGCACACAAAGGAACATATGCTGATGACTGTTTAGTCCAAAGGGTAACGCAGGTAATGTAAGCTCACGAAATCATCACACTGTACAGT
Above is a window of Betta splendens chromosome 22, fBetSpl5.4, whole genome shotgun sequence DNA encoding:
- the fcf1 gene encoding rRNA-processing protein FCF1 homolog — protein: MPKQKSKKFAVMKKMISLKDNRIKDKDRSKAKEKKKKDPSALKEREVPKYPSCLFFQYNTQLGPPYHVLVDTNFINFSIKAKLDIVQSMMDCLYAKCIPYITDCVLAEIEKLGMKYRVALRIAKDPRFERLPCAHKGTYADDCLVQRVTQHKCYILATVDRDLKRRVRKIPGVPIMYISNHRYNIERMPDDYGAPRL